The Hugenholtzia roseola DSM 9546 genomic sequence CTACACAAGTGGGTGCAATTCGCATTTTCCTCGCCTTTCTTTTTTTCCTACCCTTTATCCTAACGCGGCTCAAAAGAATCAAGGGAAAAGATTGGCTCTATGTCTTTTTGTCAGGTCTTTTAGGCAATACGCTGCCTGCCTTTTTCTTTGCTACGGCACAAACCCAACTGCTAAGTTCTATTACGGGTATCCTCAATGCCTTGACTCCGCTTTTTACTGCCTTGGTTGCTGTCTGGTTTTTTGGCGAAAAGCTGCAAAAACTTCAACTCTTGGGGCTTGGCATTGCCCTTTCGGGGTCAGTTTTATTGAGCTTGGGCGAGGGTTTTGCACCTGAAAACCTCAATTTATACGTCCTTTTTGTAGTGGCGGCTACCCTCTGCTACGGCGTGAGCGTGAATTTGGTGCGCGAAAAATTGGGACACCTTTCACCCCTCACGATTGCGGCAGGGAGCTTTTTTACCGTCGGTTTGTGGGTAGGAATTTATCTTTTTTCGGCTACTAATTTTGTAGAAGTGTTGCAAACAGAAAGCCTAAAAGCCTATCGCGCAATGGGGTTTCTTGCCATTTTAGCCGTCTTGGGGAGTGCCATTTCGCTTATCCTTTTCAACCGTCTGATACAAATGACAAACGCCATTTTTGCCAGTATCGTAACCTACCTGATACCGATTGTAGCCCTCATTTGGGGACTTTTAGACGGCGAAAGTTTGGCGTGGGGGCATTATTTTGGCATGGGTCTGATTTTGGTCGGCGTTTATCTTTTGCGAAAGAAAGTAAAAAAATAAAGCAGTATTTACAAGACGATTACAAATTTATTTCAATCCTATCACAATCCTATCACAATCTTGCCCATGAATACTTTTGGTGAATATTTCCGCATCACAACCTTTGGCGAATCGCATGGCGAAGGCGTGGGTGTGGTCATCGATGGCTGCCCTGCCCTACTTCCCATAGACCTCGATTTTATTGTCCAAGAGATGAAACGCCGCCGCCCTGGTCAGTCGCATTTGGTTACGCCGCGCAAGGAGCAAGACCAAGTACGCATCTTGTCGGGCGTTTTCGAGGGCAAGACCACAGGCATGCCGCTCACCTTATTTATACCAAACGAAAATACCAAAAGCCACGATTACGACCATCTGGCGCAAAGTTTTCGCCCTTCTCATGCCGATTTTACCTACCAACAAAAATACGCGCATCGCGACCACAGAGGAGGCGGACGCAGTTCGGCGCGTGAAACGGCTGCAAGGGTAGCGGCAGGGGCTATTGCCAAACTTTTTCTAAGGCAGCATCAAATCCAGATACAAGGCTATGTGTCGCAGGTAGGAAATATTCGCCTTGAAAAATCCTATCAAGACTTAGATTTTTCACAAGCCGAAAACCTCATTCGCTGTCCCGACCCCGAAACGGCAAAGGCTATGATTGCGTTGATAGAAAAGATAAAAGAACAAGGCGATACCATTGGCGGCACTGTGAGCTGTGTAGTTCGCAATATGCCCGTTGGTTTGGGCGACCCCATTTATAGCAAGTTGCATGCCTTGTTGGGTTTTGCCATGTTGAGCATCAATGCCGTAAAGGGTTTTGACTATGGCAGCGGCTTTGCACATTTGCATCAAAAAGGCTCTGAACAGAATGATATTTTTGAACAAAGAGAAAACCAAATTCGCACCCAAACCAATCATTCGGGCGGCATACAAGGCGGTATTTCAAATGGCGAAGACCTTTATTTTAGAGTCGCCTTCAAACCTGTCGCAACGCTGATGCAGACGCAGGAAAGCGTCGATGTGCAAGGCAATCCCATCAAATTGGAGGGCAAAGGCAGGCACGACCCTTGTGTGTTGCCACGCGCTGTGCCAATAGTGGAAGCAATGGCGGCTTTGGTTTTAGCTGATAGGCTTTTGGCAAACCGCCTATCTCGCCTCTGAAAATAAAAAAACTGCCAATTTCTCTATTTTTTTGTGCAATGTTGCTTATTTTGGTGTCTTCCTACCAAAATAAAGGACATTATTAAGGACTTTCCATTTTTCTGCTTTCACTTTTCTGCTTTCACTTTTCCAAATTCTGATGCCATGAAAAAAAAGAGTTGCTTTTTATCTTTTCTATCTGTTTCACTTTTTTTAATTTTTACCCTCACGCCAACTTTTCTTTGGGGGCAGGAAAAGCAATCCGAGCCAAAAGAACCGAAGTTAGATAAAGTTTGGCTATTCAAAACAGGTATTGCCGCACAGTCGCGCCCTTTTTTCCCTACCGCAGGCGAATTGGGGCTTTCCCTTGTGCTTATCAAGCCGCGCCAAAAAGGAGGCGGCATGAAATTGGGCGTGTGGCACTATACAATTTTGGAAACCAGTCTTGCTTATCAGCGTGTAGAAGGTGAGGCGATTTTAAGCCCCCAAATAGGCGTAGGACGGCATCTTTTTGGCTACCTGCAAGTCAAAATCAACCTCCTAAACCACCTAAAAGCAGGCAAAAGCGATTGGCGATTGATGCCCGAAATCGGTATTTCAAATGGCACACTCGGAGCGACGGTAGGGTATCAAATTGCTCCCCTTGCCGCCGTTTTTCCTACACACGAACCTATAACGCGCTTTCGCTTGGCAGCTACTTTGCGCATACCGCTCAACCGCAGTTTTTGGTTCTATACCGAAGATTATCTATAAAAGATGATTTTGAAAATCATAAAATTTAGTTTTATTTGTTTTGAGTCTGAAAACGTTTTTTCAATCTAACTTCGAAAAAGGCAGTTTTTGGGATTTTATCGCCATAAAAACGGCATTTTGAAAAAAAAGAAGAAAAAAGCGAAAAAAGTTGGACAGCCGCGCAACTTTTTTTTTGTGGTTTCGGTATAAATACATAGATTTGCGATACATATAGAAACGATACAACAAGATACAATGCAAAGCACTAAGAGGCTTTCGCAACACCTTCAAAGGGCTTGTCTTGATTTGGACTTCTTTTTTGTATTCGCTTCTTTTTCTTACCTATCTAATACGCCTACTTATGAGCATCAATTCCTCCCAAGAACTCCTAAAAGGTACGCTTAGTACCATCATCTTGCGTCTTTTGGAAGAGCGCGGCAGAATGTACGGCTACGAACTTACGCAATGCGTCAAAGAACTAACAGGGGGCAAGATATTGCTCAAAGAAGGTTCGCTTTATCCTGCTCTGCACAAGCTCGAAGCTGAGGGTTACATTGTGTCTGAATCGGTTTTTATTGGCAAAAGAGTG encodes the following:
- a CDS encoding PadR family transcriptional regulator, with protein sequence MSINSSQELLKGTLSTIILRLLEERGRMYGYELTQCVKELTGGKILLKEGSLYPALHKLEAEGYIVSESVFIGKRVRKYYTLTPVGASQTTQAVDDLLDFLNTIHHLITSQPLYGTT
- the aroC gene encoding chorismate synthase; its protein translation is MNTFGEYFRITTFGESHGEGVGVVIDGCPALLPIDLDFIVQEMKRRRPGQSHLVTPRKEQDQVRILSGVFEGKTTGMPLTLFIPNENTKSHDYDHLAQSFRPSHADFTYQQKYAHRDHRGGGRSSARETAARVAAGAIAKLFLRQHQIQIQGYVSQVGNIRLEKSYQDLDFSQAENLIRCPDPETAKAMIALIEKIKEQGDTIGGTVSCVVRNMPVGLGDPIYSKLHALLGFAMLSINAVKGFDYGSGFAHLHQKGSEQNDIFEQRENQIRTQTNHSGGIQGGISNGEDLYFRVAFKPVATLMQTQESVDVQGNPIKLEGKGRHDPCVLPRAVPIVEAMAALVLADRLLANRLSRL
- a CDS encoding DMT family transporter, with protein sequence MNAPESPLDTATSPQEAASATIPPLAWLILGFLSLVWGSSFILMKRGLEVFTATQVGAIRIFLAFLFFLPFILTRLKRIKGKDWLYVFLSGLLGNTLPAFFFATAQTQLLSSITGILNALTPLFTALVAVWFFGEKLQKLQLLGLGIALSGSVLLSLGEGFAPENLNLYVLFVVAATLCYGVSVNLVREKLGHLSPLTIAAGSFFTVGLWVGIYLFSATNFVEVLQTESLKAYRAMGFLAILAVLGSAISLILFNRLIQMTNAIFASIVTYLIPIVALIWGLLDGESLAWGHYFGMGLILVGVYLLRKKVKK